A region from the Sphingomonas brevis genome encodes:
- the crcB gene encoding fluoride efflux transporter CrcB — MPNALGYLLVFIGGGLGAMARHGVNRAGFALMGPGFPWWTMVVNVAGSFLIGLLAGMFGAMETGHNMRLFLTTGVLGGFTTFSAFSLDALTLWERGALMQAGLYVAASVILSLLAAALGLMLTRAI; from the coding sequence ATGCCCAATGCGCTCGGCTATTTGCTGGTATTCATCGGCGGCGGATTGGGCGCGATGGCACGGCATGGAGTGAACCGGGCCGGCTTCGCGCTGATGGGCCCGGGCTTTCCATGGTGGACGATGGTGGTGAACGTCGCCGGAAGTTTCCTGATCGGCCTGCTTGCCGGAATGTTCGGAGCCATGGAGACCGGGCACAATATGCGCCTGTTCCTGACAACTGGCGTGCTTGGCGGGTTCACCACTTTTTCCGCCTTCAGCCTCGATGCGCTGACGCTTTGGGAGCGCGGGGCACTTATGCAGGCCGGCCTCTATGTCGCGGCGTCGGTCATCCTCTCGCTGCTCGCCGCCGCTCTCGGGCTGATGCTGACACGCGCCATTTGA